The DNA segment aaattgaGGGATGTTTTCCAACAAGATGTTATTGTAATACAAGCAACTTTGCAAGAactttgcaaaaataaataaataacagttaTTATTGGGAAATGGTATGAATATGTTTAGTTGTAAGGAGATATTTATAGCTGCTTTTAGTTTAACACAACTACCACCATGGCAGCTACTGCTACTATTACTGTTAATAACTACTATTATTACTACTGTCTCATCTCATAGTTTTCTTACCCCAAAACAACTGACTCTAGAAAAACTCAAACTTTTTTCTCTTGCATATTtataaattaaatgtgttgGGTTATTTGGCTTGCCATaatttgataaataataattagtCTCACCAATCCTttgttaaagttctgataaataatcTAATATAGCAAGTaattaaaatgtacttaatttAGGTCGTGATCAACTTTTGTGTACAACCAAATGTTACTCACTTTAAATCAATGACTGATTGCTGTACAGTGACTGTGTTATTAAATAAGccaaatgttgtcttttcttccCAATAGTACTACAACAAGAGGAAAACCTACTTTGCCCATGATCCTTTGCAACAGTGCACTGTGGGAGATATTGTCCTCCTCAAGGCTCTAACTGAGGCCAGGTCCAAACATGTGAAGCATGAACTGTCTGACATAGTGTATAAAGTCGGAAGAGTTGTCGACCCACTGACAGGAAAAAGCGTTGAAGGAAATGAGTTTGTGGAGCCTCTGACTGACCTTCCACTCAGCCTGGCAGAGGACACAAAGTTATTAGAAAAACTGCAGGAACTCAACATCTCTGCTGCATCTCCTGGAGCTGACTCCCCACCAGCACAGACTCCCACTTCATGATAGAAAACTACATTCTTTTATGCAGTGTTAGCCTAAATGTCTCTGCAATTGCATTTCGGGTGtctatgtaaatataaatatgtataaactAGTCATCAATATATATCGGTaaatgtcaaatacattttcattgctACCTGCCAAAGTAATTTTGAATTTAAGACACATTTCCAAGggatttacaataaaacaacaacaagaaagcATGGTGTTATTCACAAACATATGCATGGTGTTCGTATGTGTTTACTGTCAGACCAATGATCTTTGTTGAAAGACATTACAATCAAATGAAATATTGCCATTTATAGTCCAAATATGCAGAAACATTTTAAGTCAATAtaatgtgtgcattcattacCTGGCATTAGTATTATGGAAATGTATAAAGTACATCTGCTCTAATTTACTCTGTAATCACAAGTAACCGTTTTCATAAATGTAACCAGTGAGCtagttattcattcatttaaatgcaCGTGTGTGTAATGATACACAAATAGTCAATGGATTAAAATGTAACAGCGTTTGGTTGGCAGGCTTAATTATTTTGAGGCACGTGTAAGTCACATTTAGAACGCAACAAGTTATATTTAGAAAGCATTACGTTATATTTATAACgcaaaaagtttttttggacTCGAA comes from the Etheostoma spectabile isolate EspeVRDwgs_2016 chromosome 13, UIUC_Espe_1.0, whole genome shotgun sequence genome and includes:
- the mrps17 gene encoding small ribosomal subunit protein uS17m, which codes for MSVKHASVHAKWIIGRVIGTKMYKTAKVRVTRLVLDPYLLKYYNKRKTYFAHDPLQQCTVGDIVLLKALTEARSKHVKHELSDIVYKVGRVVDPLTGKSVEGNEFVEPLTDLPLSLAEDTKLLEKLQELNISAASPGADSPPAQTPTS